CTCGGGCATGCGCGTCTCGGCGTTGCCCCGCACGCTGCCGGGAGCGTTCACGGTGCGCTCGGCCGAGCCGGGCATGCCGGTCTGCGCCGCGGCGGCGCCGGTGAGGGCGAGGGTGGCGGCGAGCGCGAGCAGGGTCGTGCGCATGGGGTGTTCCTTCTCCGAGGGATCGTGGGGCGGCAACGCGCGACGGCCCGGCCAAGCTCCACCGGAATCCACAGCGCGAAAGACTTGCCGCTTCCGATTTCCGTTCCTATTTTGTTCTCATCACTGGATGGAACACGGGAGAGCGGCGATGCAGCAGGCACCGGAGCGCGACGAGGATCCGGGCGAGACCGCGCGCATCGAGCAGGCGGCCTGGACCGCTGCGATGATCGAGGCGGAGCGCGAGCGCGCCCTCGACGCCTGGCTCGCGCGCGAGGCGGGCTTCTGACAACGACGCCCCTGCGCATTTGCGCGGCGGATGCCGCCCTGATTTTCCGCAGATCAGGCTCTTGCGTCCCGGCCCAGGCCAAGTATCGTTCGCCTACGAACGAGTTTGCATCCTGGTGACGACAAGTCGCTCCGGGATGGGCCGGAGGTTCGCGCCATGTCGACCCGCGACGAGACGTTTCGTCCCCTGTCCCGCCGTACGCTCCTCGGCGGACTCGCCGCGGCCCCGTTGGGCTTTTCAGCCTCCCGGGCGATCGCGCAAGGATCGGGGCCGATCCGGATCGGCGAGCTGAACTCCTACGGCCGCATGGCGGCCTTCGCGGTGCCCTACCGCAATGCCATGCAGCTCGCGCAGGACGCCGTCAACAAGGCCGGCGGCATCAAGGCGCTCGGCGGCCGCCCGATCGAGATCGTGTTTCGCGACGACGGCTCGACCCCGGGCGACGCCACGCGCGTGGCCGAGGAGCTGCTGACGCGCGAGAACGTCGCCTTCCTGTGCGGCACCTTCCTGTCCAACGTCGGCCTGGCCGTCGCGGACTTCGCCAACCAGCGCAAGGCCCTGTTCCTCGCCACCGAGCCGCTGACCGACGCGCTCACCATGGGCAGCGGCAACCGCTATACCTTCCGGGTGCGGCCCAACACCTACATGCAGACCCGGATGCTGGTCGACGCGGTCAAGGACAGCGGCGTCAAGCGCTGGGCGATCGTGGCGCCGAACTACGAGTACGGCCAGTCGGCCGCCGCCAACTTCAAGCGCCTGATGGCGGCCGCCGTGCCGGGCTTCGAGGTGGTGGGCGAGCAGTTCCCGGCTCTGGGCAAGGTCGATGCCGGCGCAACCGTCGGTGCCCTGTCGCAGATGAAGGCCGACGGCCTGTTCAACGTGCTGTTCGGCGCCGACCTCACCGCCTTCGTGCGCGAGGGCAACACCCGCGGGCTGTTCGAGAAGCGCAAGGTCGCGAGCCTGCTCACCGGCGAGCCCGAATACATGATCCCGCTCGGCGACGAGACGCCGGAGGGCTGGGTCACCACCGGCTACCCGTGGGAGACGATCGACACCCACGGCCACAAGGAGTTCGTGGCCGCCTACCGGGCCCGGTTCAACGACACGCCGCGCCTCGGCTCGCTCCTCGGCTACGTCGTCGTCGGCATGATCCGCGACATGCTGGAGAAGGCGAAATCCACCGAGACCGAGGCGATGATCGCGGCCCTCGAAGGCCTGACCTCCCAGACCATCGCCGGCCCGGTGACGATGCGGGCGCTCGACCACCAGTCGACGCTCGGCGCCTGGATCGGCGAGACCGCGCTCAACGGGCGCCAGGGCACGATGAAGAAGGTCCGCTACGCCGACGGGGCCGACTACATGTTCCCCGAGGCCGAGGTGAAGGCGGCCCGCAAGGCCTGACCCCTCGACGATCCGGAGCGGAGGCCCCATGGACCCGTCCTTCCTCGTCCTCCAGGCCTTGTCAGGGCTCGCCAGCGCCTCGTCGCTGTTCGTGATCGCCTCCGGGCTGACGATCGTGTTCGGCGTCACCCGGATCGTGAACTTCGCCCACGGCTCCTTCTACATGCTGGGGGCCTACATCGCGGTCACGATCGTGCCGCGGCTCATCGATTTCTCCTATTCCCCCGCCGCGTTCTTCCTCGGCGTGCTGCTCTCCGCCCTCCTCGTCGGAGTCATCGGCGTCGCGGTCGAGGTCCTGCTGCTGCGCCGCATCTACCGGGTGCCCGAACTCTTCCAGCTGCTCGCCACCTTCGGCGTGGTGCTGATCGTCGAGGACCTGGTGCTCAAGGTCTGGGGCCCGGTCGACATCGCCGGCCCCCGCGCGCCCTCCCTCCGCCACGGCGTCGAGATCTTAGGGCAGCGCTTCCCCGCCTACGAGCTGGTGCTGATCGCGGTCGGTCCCCTGGTCCTGGGCCTGCTCTGGCTTCTCATGCACCGCACCCGCTTCGGCGTGCTGATCCGGGCCGCGACCCAGGATCGCGAGATGGTGGGCGCGCTCGGCGTCAACCAGGCGCGGCTCTTCACCCTGACGCTGTTCCTCGGCGCGAGCCTCGCGGGGTTGGGTGGCGCTCTTCAAATTCCGCGCATCCCGGCGAACGCCCACATGGACCTCTCGGTCATCACCGACGCCTTCGTCGTCACGGTGATCGGCGGCATGGGCTCGGTGCCGGGCGCCTTCGTGGCGGCGTTGATCATCGGCCAGCTCCAGGCCTTCGGCATCCTGATCTTCCCGAAGGTGACCCTGGTCCTGGTCTTCGCCCTGATGGCGGTGGTGCTGGTGGTCAAGCCCTGGGGCCTGTTCGGCCGGCCGGAAGCCGCGTCCGGCCGGGTGATGCCGCCGGAGGGCATCCCGGGATTGCGCCGCTTCCGCCCGGCGGAAGTCGCGCTCGCGGGGCTCGCCATCGTCGCCCTGCTGGCGGTGCCGCTCGTCGGCGACGCCTACAAGGTCAAGGTCGCGACCGAGATCCTGATCTTCGCGCTCGCCGCCTTCTCGCTGCAGTTTCTCGTCGGGGTCGGCGGCCTCGTCTCGTTCGGGCACGCGGCGTATTTCGGCCTCGGCGCCTACGCGGCCGGCCTTCTCGTCACCGGCCCGTTCAAGGCGCCGATGGAGCTGGCGCTTCTCGCAGCCCCCCTTGCCGCGGGCTTGGGCGCCGCCTTGTTCGGCTTCTTCATTGTGCGGCTGTCGGGCATCTACCTCGCGATGCTGACGCTGGCCTTCGGGCAGATCGTCTACGCGATCTGCTTCCAGTGGGTCGAGGTGACGGGAGGCGACAACGGCGTCGTCGGGGTCTGGCCCTCGTCCTGGGCGTCTGGCCGCACCACCTACTTCTACCTCGTCGCCGCCCTGTCGCTCACGGCAATCGTGCTCTTGCGCCGGGTGATCTACGCCCCCTTCGGCTACAGCTTGCGGGCGGCACGCGATTCCGCCACCCGCGCCGAGGCGATCGGCCTCGACGTCCGCACCCATCGCTGGCTCGCCTTCACTCTGGCGGGCGCCGCGGCCGGGCTCGCCGGCGGGCTCTACGCCTTCATGAAGGGCTCGATCGACCCGACGCTGACCGGCATCCCGCTCTCGATCGACTTCCTGGTGATGGTGCTGGTCGGCGGCATCCAGACCGTGATGGGCCCGCTCGTCGGGGCCGCCTTCTTCCACGCGCTGAAGGACGCGGTGATGCCGCTGACCGAGTTCTGGCGCCTGCTGCTCGGCCTCGCGATCATCGCCACGGTGCTAGCCTTCCCGCGCGGCCTCGCCGGCGCCGCCGAGGCCCTGAGACAGCGCAAGCCGAGCCCTAAGCCGGTGGAGGCCCAGGCATGACCCTGCTCCTCGTCGAGGGCCTGACCAAGCGCTTCGGCGGCGTCGCCGCCGCCAAGGACGTGTCGTTCACGCTCGACGCCGGCGAGATGCTGGCGATCATCGGGCCGAACGGCGCCGGCAAGTCCACCACCTTCAACATGGTCGGCGGGCAGTTGAAGCCCGATTCCGGCACCATCATGCTCGACGGCCGCTCGATCGCCGGCCTGCCGGCCCGGTCGATCTGGAAGGCCGGCGTCGGGCGCACCTTCCAGGTCGCCCAGACCTTCGTGTCGATGACGGTCGCCGAGAACGTCCAGATGGCGCTGCTCTCGCATCACGGGCGGACCCGCAGCCTGTTCCGGGACGCCCGCGCCCTCTACCGCGACGAGGCTCTGTCGCTGCTTGCCGGGGTCGGTATGCGCAGTGATGCCGACCGGCCGGTCTCGGAACTCGCCTACGGCGACGTGAAGCGGGTTGAGCTGGCCGTGGCCCTCGCCTCACGCCCGAAACTCCTGCTGATGGACGAGCCCACCGCCGGCATGGCGCCGCGGGAGCGCTCGGGCCTCATGGCGCTCACCGCCGAGGTGGCGCGGACGAACGGCATCGGGGTCCTGTACACCGAGCACGACATGGAAGCGGTCTTCGCCCATGCCGACCGGGTGCTGGTGCTGGTGCGCGGCGAGATCATCGCCGCCGGCACGCCGGAGGAGATCCGGGCCAACCCGCGGGTGAAGCAGGTCTATCTCGGCGAAGCCGGCACCGAGGCGGCGATGCGCGCCCGCCGGAAGGCGGTGGCATGAACGCGCTTCTCGACGTTTCCGGTCTCACGGCTTCCTATGGCCGGGCGCAGGTGCTGTTCGGCGTCACCCTGCGGCTGCGGCCCGGCGAAGTGGTGGCGCTGATGGGCCGCAACGGCGCCGGCAAGTCGACGACGCTGAAAGCCATCATGGGCGTGCTGCCGCCGACCGGCGGCACGGTCTGGTTCGAGGGCCAGGCGGTCACCGGCTGGGAGCCGTTTCGCGTCGCCCGCCGCGGCCTCGGCTACGTGCCGGAGGAGCGGCGCATCTTCACCGACCTGACCGTGATGGAGAACCTGGAGGTCGGCCGGAAGGTCCCGGCCGACGGGCGCGCCGCCTGGACGCCGGACAAACTCTTCTCGATCTTCCCAACCTCGCCGAGATGCGCACCCGCCGTGCCGCCGCGATGTCGGGCGGCGAGCAGCAGATGCTCACGATCGCCCGCACCCTGATGGGCAATCCCCACGCGGTGCTGCTCGACGAGCCCTCCGAGGGCCTGGCCCCCGTGATCGTCGAGCAGATGGCGGATGCGGTGCTCAGGATGAAGCGCGAGGGCATCGCTGTCCTGCTCTCCGAGCAGAACCTGAGCTTCGCCGGCGCGGTCTCGGACCGGGCCTACGTGATCGAGAAGGGGGCGATCCACTTCGAGGGCACGATGGCGGCGCTCGAGGCGGACGAGGCGGTGCGAGAGGCGTACCTGACGGTGTGAGGGCGCAGGCCTTCATCCCACTCACCCCTTTCCCGGACGACCGAAGCGAAGCGGAAGGAGATCCGGACCAGGGGAAGAGTGCCGCGAAGCGGCTCTGAATTTGCAACGTTGCAGGCACAAGGACGCTTCGCGACTTTTCGTGCTGGATCCCGCATCTCCTTCCGCTGACGCTTCAGTCGTCCGGGAAAGGGGGAGCCAAGACAAGCCGACCATGGGACCCTGGCCCCATCCAACTGTTCGTAGGCGAATGATCGAGGTGTGACGTGAGACGCGTGGCAGGCATCGATGTCGGCGGCACCTTCACCGACCTTCTCCTGACGGAGGCGGATCAATCGGGCGTGCGCGTGCGCCTCGCCAAGGTACCGACGACCGTCCGCAACCAGGCCGAGGGCGTGCTGGCGGCGATTGCCGCCGCGGAGGTGGCGCCGGCCGACCTCGACCTCGTCATCCACGGCACCACCGCCACCACCAACGCGGTGCTGGAGCGCAAGACCGCCAAGGTCGGGCTCATCACCACGCAAGGGTTTCGCGACGTCCTCGAACTGGGGCGGCGCACGCGGCCCAAGCCCTACGGCCTGTTCGGCACCTTCGAGCCGTTGATCCCGCGCGAATGGCGCCGCGAGGTGCCGGAGCGCGTCATGGCCGATGGCGCGGTGCGCACGCCCCTCGACGAGGCGGCGGTAGCGGAAGCCGTGCGCGCCCTGCTGGCGGAGGGCTGCGAGGCCCTGGTGATCCACTTCCTGCACGCCTACGCCAACCCGGAGCACGAGCTGCGCGCCGGCGCCATCGCCCGCGAAATCTGGCCCAACGCCTACGTCACCCTCGGCCACGCCCTTCTCTCCGAGTTCCGCGAGTACGAGCGCGGCACCACCGCCTCGGTCAACGCGGCCGTGCAGCCGATCCTCGACCGCTATGTCCGTCGCCTCCAGGACGACCTGCGCGCCAAGGGCTTTGCCCGCGACCTGCTGGTGATGAACGGCAACGGCGGCACCGTGCCGGCCGGGCTCGTCGTCGAGGCGGCGGCCAAGACCGTGATGTCGGGCCCGGCCTCGGGCGTGATGGCGGCCGCCGCCACCCTCGCCCAGTCTGGGCTCGCCAACGCCATCACCTACGACATGGGCGGCACCTCGACCGACGTGGCGCTGATCGCCGGCGGCGTGCCTGAGGTCTCGGCGGAACTGACGATCGATTACGGGTTGCCGATCCACCTGCCGATGGTCGACGTGCACACGGTGGGCGCCGGCGGCGGCTCGATCGCCTCCGTCAACCGCGCCGGGATGCTCCAGGTCGGGCCCGAGAGCGCCGGCTCCGAGCCCGGCCCGATCGGCTACGGCCGCGGCGGCACGCGCCCGACCATCACCGACGCCAACCTGGTGCTCGGCCGGCTCGATCCGGCCCGGCTCACCGCCGTGCGGGCGGGCGTCTCGCTCGACACGATTCGGGCGGCCTTCGCCCGCGACCTCGCCGAGCCGCTCGGCATGAGCGTCGAGGAGGCCGCCGAGGCGGTGATCCGGCTCGGCACCATCCACATGACGGGCGCCATCCGCATGGTGTCGCTGTCGCGCGGCTACGATCCGCGCGACTTCGTGCTCTTCGCCTTCGGCGGCGCCGGCCCGCTCCACGCCGTGGCGCTCGCCCGCGAGCTCGGCATCCCGGAGGTGCTGGTGCCGGCCCGCCCCGGCCTCACCAACGCGCTCGGCTGCCTCGTCGCGGACCTCCGCCAGGACCGGGTGCGCACCCTCAACCGGCCCCTCGACGGGCTCGACATGGCGGATCTGCGCACCGTGCTGGAGGAGCAGGCGGCGGACGCGCTGGCGATGGTGGCCGAGGAGCAGGCCGAGATCGAGGAGACCACGGTCACCTACGGCGCCGACATGCAGTTCCGCGGCCAGACCCACCTGATCCGCGTCGCCCTGCCCTCTCCCGGGATCGACCGCGCGACGCTGCAGGAGCTGTTCGAGGCGGCCTATTTCCGCCGCTTCCAGGTCCGGCTGCCGGAGATCCGGGCGGTGGTGGTCAACCTCGTCACCTCGGTGATCGGGCGGCGCAAGCCCTTCCCGCTCGCGGCGCTGATCGACGAGGCCGGCCGCAGCGATCTCGCGGGCGCCCGCCTCGGCACGCGGCCGGTCTATGCCGGCGGCGCCTGGCACGAGGCGGCGATCTATTCCCGCGAGGCGCTGCCGCTCGGCGCCGAGATTTCTGGGCCCGCCGTCATCCAGCAGCTGGACGCGACCACGGTGGTCGAGCCCGGCGCCGTGGCGCGGGTCGACGCCATCGGCAACCTGAGGATTCGCGCATGAGCACCCTCGACGCTCTCACGCTCGCGGTGATCCAGGCCGGGTTGCAGCAGGTCTGCAACGAGATGGATATCGCCTTCTCGCGCTCGGCCTTCTCGCCGGTGATCGCCGAGGCCGACGACCGCTCGGACGGCATCTACGACCGCGACACCGGCGCGCTGATCTCGCAGGGCGAGTACGGCCTGCCGGTCTTCGTCGGCACGATGCAGTACTCGACCGGCGAGCTGATCCGGCTGATCCGCGAGGGTCGGGTCGGGGCCCCTGAGCCCGGCGACATCTACATCGTCAACGATCCCTATCTCGGCGGCACGCACCTGATGGACGTGCGGTTCGTCAAGCCCGTCTTCGTCGAGGATCAACTCTTCTGCTGGCTCCAGAATACCGGCCACTGGCCCGATATCGGCGGCATGGTGCCGGGCGGCTTCTCGGCCCACGCGACGGAGGTCGAGCAGGAGGGCCTGCGGCTGCCGCCGGTCAAGCTGTTCAAGCGCGGCACGATGGATCCGGAGATCTTTTCCATCATCGCCTCGAACATCCGCGTCGCCGACCAGCGCATCGGCGACATCAAGGCGCAAGCCGCCGCCCTGATGGTCGGCGAGAGCCGGCTGGCCGACCTTCTCACGAAGTACGGGCGCGACACCCTGGATGCCGCGATCAAGGAGATCCGCGCCCGCTCGGCCGAGCGGATGCGGGCCGAGATCCGCCGGATCCCGGACGGCACCTACACCTCGGAGGCCTTCGTCGATTCCGACGGCGTGGTGAACGAGCCCCTGCGCATCGCCCTCACGATGACCAAGGCCGGCGACGGCCTCACCTTCGACTTCTCGGGCTCGTCCCCGCCCTGCCGCGGCCCGATGAACTCGGTGGTGGCGACGACCTATTCGTCGGTCTACCTCGCGGTGAAGCACGTCTTCCCGGACGTGCCGATCAATGCCGGCACCTTCGAGCCGCTGACGATCACGAAGCCCGAGGGCACGTTCCTCGACGCGCGCTACCCGCGCCCCGTCTCGGGCTGCGCCGCGGAGGTGAGCCAGCGCATCGCCGAGGCCGTGTTCCTCGCCCTCGTCCAGGCGATCCCCGACAAGGTGACGGCGGCACCCGCCGGCACCTCGGGCAACTTCGCGCTCGGCGGCTTCGATCCGGCGAAGAACGCGCCCTACGTGATGTACCAGATCACCGGCGGCGGCTACGGTGGGAACATTGCCCATGACGGGCTCTCCAACGGCTGCTCGACCATCGGCATCTCGAAGACCGCGCCGGTCGAGGTGATGGAGCAGTACTATCCCGTCCTCTTCCGCCGCTTCGCGCTTCGCGAGGGATCGGGCGGCGCCGGCGCGCATCGCGGGGGGTTCGGCGTCCATTACGAGGTCGAGCTGCTGCGCGGCGAGGCCCGGGCCTCCTTCGTCATGGATCACGGCCGCTTCGGGCCGCCGGGAGTTCTGGGTGGCGGCGACGGCGCGCCGAACGTGGTGCGGATCCACCGGAACGGCGAAACGATCACGCCGCTCCACCTGTCGAAGGACCAGAACATCGCGATCCAGGCCGGCGACCGGGTCGAGGTGATGACGCCCGGCGGCGGCGGCTACGGCGCGCCCGCGAGCCGCGACCCCGCGCTCGTCGCCCGCGACCTGCGCCGGGGCTACTATCGGGCCGACGAGACGAAAGACCTGTGGGGGAGCAGCCAGTCATGAGCGCCGACAGCCTCTCCACGGAAGCCCGCTCGAAAAAGTTCGGGGCGGCCGAGGCCGACGGCATCGTTCGCTGCGATGCCTGCCCGGTCCTGTGCCGGATCCGGCCCGGCCGCTCCGGCGCCTGCTCGCGCTACGCCAACGAGGACGGGCACCTGGTGCGCACCGACCCGGTCGTGCTGCTGCACGACGCGGCGGAGGCCGGCCAGAAGCTCGTCCCGTTCGGGGCGGCGGAATGGGACGGGCGGGTGCTCGATCCCTCGCGCACCTTCGTCACCGGCATCGGCGCCGGCACCACCTATCCGGACTACAAGCCCGCCCCCTTCATCGTGGCGAGCGAGCATGAGGGCGTCGAGACCGTCACGGTCGTGACCGAGGGCATCTTCAGCTATTGCGGCGTGAAGGTGAAGATCGACACCGACCGCCATCTCGGCCCGGAGCGCGCAGGCGTGCGCGTCAACGGCGAGGAGGTCGGCCACGTCACCACCGCCGAGTACGGCTCGCAGATGCTGTCGGTCGGGGGCGTGCGCCACCTCACCGGCGGCTCGAAGAAGGAGGGCAATGTCACCTGCGACACGCTGCTCCGCCTCTGCTCGGGCGACGCCGTCACCATGACGATCGACGGCGGCCACGAGGTCGTGGTCCAGGCCGGCCACGCCCCGATCGTCGACGGCACGCCGGAGCAACGCATGCGCGTCGGCTGCGGCTCGGCGACCGTCGGTATCTTCGCCCGGCAATGGCTCGGCCACGCCGACGAGGTGATCGTCGTCGACGACCACATCACCGGGGTGCTCACCGAGCACCAGGCCGGGAAGGTGCTGGGCATGCGCCCCGCCGGGATCCGGGTGAAGGGGCGGCGCTCGACGCCGGGGCGCTACTTCCAGGTCGCCAATCCGGGGGTGGGCTGGGGCGGCACCGACATCGCCGACCCGCTCGGCATCATCCAGGCGATCGACCCCGCCACCGCCTGGCCGGGCTTGCGCCTCCTCATGACCTCGACCACCGGGGAGCACGCCCTCTGGCTCGTCCTCGACGACGATCTGAAGCCCGTACCGGCCGAGATGCCGGCCCCGGTGCGCGGGGTGGTCGACCGGATCGGCGAGAATTGCGAGCCCTCGCTCTGCACCGTCCTGTTCATGGCCGGGGCCGGCGGGTCCTTGCGGGCCGGGGTCACCGAGAACCCGGTGCTGCTGACCCGCTCGGTCGCCGCCGGCGAGACGAAGGTCACGATGGGCGGCGCCCCGGTCACGGTCTGGCCCGGCGGCGGCATCACGGTGATGGCCGACGTGACGCGGCTGCCGAAGAACGCCTTCGGCTCGGTGCCGACGCCGGCGATCGTGGCGCCGATCGAGTTCACCCTGCCGCGGGACCTCTACGCGCGCCTCGGTGGGCACGACGGCGACGTGGTGACGATGACGGACGTGCTGCGCGAGGTCGGGCCCGCCGCCCGGATCGATCCGTGGCATCCCGGCCATCCCTGGCCGGCGGGGGAAGTCGCAGGAGGGTCGGCATGAACGCACCCCACCCGCGCAAGGCGCCGCCCGAGGTCGACGCCGAGGCGGTCCGCGCCTACCGGGTCGAGGAGCAGATCGGCTACCTGATCCGGCGGGCGCACCAGCGCGCCTCCGCGATCTTCGAGACGGTGATGCGGGATTTCTCCGTCACGCCGGTGCAGTTCGCCGTGATGACGAAGCTGCACGACCTCGGCGCGACCTCGCAGAACCAGGTCGGACGCCTCGTCGGAGTCGATCCCGCGACGATGTTCGGCGTCGCCCGTCGCCTCACGACGCGCGGCCTGGTGCGGCCGACCGCCGACGAGGCGGATGCCCGGCTGGTGCTGCTCACCCTGACCGCCGAGGGGATCGCGGTGATCGAGGCGATGAAGAGCCGCGGCGCCGAGGTGACCGCTCGCACCCTCGAACCCCTCGCGCCCGAGGAGGCGGCCACGCTCGTCCGCCTCCTCGCCCGGCTCGGCTGACGCGGATGGACGGCCCGGCGCACCAGGTCCTGGCGGATGGCCGGCTGCATCTGCAGCACGGGCCGATCGATCTGGTGTTGCGCGCCTACGGGGCCGAGGCCGCCGTGGACGAGGCGCACCGGGCGGCTTTCGCGCGCTTCGCGACGATTCTCGGGGAACTCGTCGCCGAGCTGCCCGAGCTGCGCAAGCCGATCAGCGAACGCCCCCGGGTGGAGGGCGCGGTCGCCCGCCGGATGGTGGCGGCGTGCCGGCCGCATCGCGCGTTCATCACCCCGATGGCCGCGGTGGCGGGCGCGGTGGCCGACGAGATCCTCGACGCGATGGGCGAGGCCGCCCCCCTCGACAAGGCCTTCGTCAACGACGGCGGCGACATCGCCCTGTACCTGACCGAGGGCGAGACCCTGTCGGTCGGCGTCGCGGCGGATTTCTCCCGCGGCCCGGTGCCGGCCATGAACGGCCGGGTGACCCTGCGCCACCGGGACGGCATCGGCGGCATCGCCACCTCGGGGCGGCAGGGCCGCTCCTTCTCCCTCGGGCTGGCCGATTCGGTGACCGTGCTCGCGCGGAACGCCGCCGCGGCCGACGCCGCCGCGACGCTGATCGCCAACGCGGTCGACCTGCCCGGGCATCCGGGCGTCGAGCGCGTGGCCGCCACCGACCTCGACCCGGATTCCGACCTCGGCGAGCGCCTCGTCACCGTGGCGGTGCCGGCTCTCTCGGACCATGAGATCGAGGCCGCCCTCGAGGCCGGGCGGCGCCGGGCAACGGCGATGCGCGCCGCCGGCCTGATCCGCTCCGCCGCCCTGATGCTCCAGGGCCGCTCCGTCGTTCTCGACGACACACATATTCTCGAAGACACGTCACTTTTCGAAAAGACCCGGGAGATCCGCCCATGATCGAGGTCCGCAAGATCGTCGTCACCGTCGAGGAGGTCCGCCACGACGGCGGCCCCGTGCTCGCGACCCCGATCCTCAAGGGCTCGGTCGCCTGCCTCGTGAAGAACCCCTTCGCAGGGCGCTACGAGCCCGAGATCACGCCGATGATGGACGCGTTGAAGCCGCTCGGCGTCGAATGCGCCCGCAAGCTCCTCGACGCGCTCGGCGGCGATCCCGGCCGGATCGAGGCCTACGGCAAGGGCTCGCTGGTGGGGGCCGCCGGCGAACTGGAGCACGGGGCTTTGTGGCACGTGCCCGGCGGCTACGCGATGCGCGAGCTGCTCGGCCAGGCGCTCGCCATCGTGCCGTCGATGACCAAGGTCGGGCCGATGGGCGCCGCCCTCGACGTGCCGATCCACCACAAGGACGCCGCCTATGTCCGCTCGCATTTCGACGGCGTCACGGTGGCGGTGGCGGACGGGCCGCGCGCCGACGAGATCCTGTTCGCCCTCGCGATGACTACCGGCGGACGACCGCATGCCCGGGTCGGAGGCCTGGCGAAGGACGCGATCGCGAAGTGGGACGGGCAGCGGTGATGGGAAGATTCTTCACGACGTCCGGAATAAAACCAACCCCCTTTCCGGACGACTGAAGCGACAGCGGAAGGAGATCCGGGAACCAGGGGAGACGTGCCGCGAAGCGGCTCCTTATGCTGCACCGTTGCAGAGGAGCGGACGCTTCGCGACTGCTTGCGCTGGATCCCGGATCTCCTTCCGCTGACGTTGCAGTCGTCCGGGAAAAGGGGTGGGAGTCAGAAACGTGGCCGGCCTCGAACGAAGCGGCGTCCCTCACGCCGCCCCCCGCTCCGGCACCTCCACCTCCGGCCGCAGCCCGGCACTCGCCTCGACGCGGTTCCGCCCGTTGCGCTTGCAGCGGTAGAGCGCGGCATCGGCGCGGGCGACGAGGCTGTCGGTGCTCTCGCCCGGCGCCAGGACGG
This is a stretch of genomic DNA from Methylobacterium sp. 17Sr1-1. It encodes these proteins:
- a CDS encoding ABC transporter permease encodes the protein MDPSFLVLQALSGLASASSLFVIASGLTIVFGVTRIVNFAHGSFYMLGAYIAVTIVPRLIDFSYSPAAFFLGVLLSALLVGVIGVAVEVLLLRRIYRVPELFQLLATFGVVLIVEDLVLKVWGPVDIAGPRAPSLRHGVEILGQRFPAYELVLIAVGPLVLGLLWLLMHRTRFGVLIRAATQDREMVGALGVNQARLFTLTLFLGASLAGLGGALQIPRIPANAHMDLSVITDAFVVTVIGGMGSVPGAFVAALIIGQLQAFGILIFPKVTLVLVFALMAVVLVVKPWGLFGRPEAASGRVMPPEGIPGLRRFRPAEVALAGLAIVALLAVPLVGDAYKVKVATEILIFALAAFSLQFLVGVGGLVSFGHAAYFGLGAYAAGLLVTGPFKAPMELALLAAPLAAGLGAALFGFFIVRLSGIYLAMLTLAFGQIVYAICFQWVEVTGGDNGVVGVWPSSWASGRTTYFYLVAALSLTAIVLLRRVIYAPFGYSLRAARDSATRAEAIGLDVRTHRWLAFTLAGAAAGLAGGLYAFMKGSIDPTLTGIPLSIDFLVMVLVGGIQTVMGPLVGAAFFHALKDAVMPLTEFWRLLLGLAIIATVLAFPRGLAGAAEALRQRKPSPKPVEAQA
- a CDS encoding hydantoinase/oxoprolinase family protein is translated as MRRVAGIDVGGTFTDLLLTEADQSGVRVRLAKVPTTVRNQAEGVLAAIAAAEVAPADLDLVIHGTTATTNAVLERKTAKVGLITTQGFRDVLELGRRTRPKPYGLFGTFEPLIPREWRREVPERVMADGAVRTPLDEAAVAEAVRALLAEGCEALVIHFLHAYANPEHELRAGAIAREIWPNAYVTLGHALLSEFREYERGTTASVNAAVQPILDRYVRRLQDDLRAKGFARDLLVMNGNGGTVPAGLVVEAAAKTVMSGPASGVMAAAATLAQSGLANAITYDMGGTSTDVALIAGGVPEVSAELTIDYGLPIHLPMVDVHTVGAGGGSIASVNRAGMLQVGPESAGSEPGPIGYGRGGTRPTITDANLVLGRLDPARLTAVRAGVSLDTIRAAFARDLAEPLGMSVEEAAEAVIRLGTIHMTGAIRMVSLSRGYDPRDFVLFAFGGAGPLHAVALARELGIPEVLVPARPGLTNALGCLVADLRQDRVRTLNRPLDGLDMADLRTVLEEQAADALAMVAEEQAEIEETTVTYGADMQFRGQTHLIRVALPSPGIDRATLQELFEAAYFRRFQVRLPEIRAVVVNLVTSVIGRRKPFPLAALIDEAGRSDLAGARLGTRPVYAGGAWHEAAIYSREALPLGAEISGPAVIQQLDATTVVEPGAVARVDAIGNLRIRA
- a CDS encoding hydantoinase B/oxoprolinase family protein gives rise to the protein MSTLDALTLAVIQAGLQQVCNEMDIAFSRSAFSPVIAEADDRSDGIYDRDTGALISQGEYGLPVFVGTMQYSTGELIRLIREGRVGAPEPGDIYIVNDPYLGGTHLMDVRFVKPVFVEDQLFCWLQNTGHWPDIGGMVPGGFSAHATEVEQEGLRLPPVKLFKRGTMDPEIFSIIASNIRVADQRIGDIKAQAAALMVGESRLADLLTKYGRDTLDAAIKEIRARSAERMRAEIRRIPDGTYTSEAFVDSDGVVNEPLRIALTMTKAGDGLTFDFSGSSPPCRGPMNSVVATTYSSVYLAVKHVFPDVPINAGTFEPLTITKPEGTFLDARYPRPVSGCAAEVSQRIAEAVFLALVQAIPDKVTAAPAGTSGNFALGGFDPAKNAPYVMYQITGGGYGGNIAHDGLSNGCSTIGISKTAPVEVMEQYYPVLFRRFALREGSGGAGAHRGGFGVHYEVELLRGEARASFVMDHGRFGPPGVLGGGDGAPNVVRIHRNGETITPLHLSKDQNIAIQAGDRVEVMTPGGGGYGAPASRDPALVARDLRRGYYRADETKDLWGSSQS
- a CDS encoding ABC transporter ATP-binding protein, with translation MTLLLVEGLTKRFGGVAAAKDVSFTLDAGEMLAIIGPNGAGKSTTFNMVGGQLKPDSGTIMLDGRSIAGLPARSIWKAGVGRTFQVAQTFVSMTVAENVQMALLSHHGRTRSLFRDARALYRDEALSLLAGVGMRSDADRPVSELAYGDVKRVELAVALASRPKLLLMDEPTAGMAPRERSGLMALTAEVARTNGIGVLYTEHDMEAVFAHADRVLVLVRGEIIAAGTPEEIRANPRVKQVYLGEAGTEAAMRARRKAVA
- a CDS encoding ABC transporter substrate-binding protein — its product is MSTRDETFRPLSRRTLLGGLAAAPLGFSASRAIAQGSGPIRIGELNSYGRMAAFAVPYRNAMQLAQDAVNKAGGIKALGGRPIEIVFRDDGSTPGDATRVAEELLTRENVAFLCGTFLSNVGLAVADFANQRKALFLATEPLTDALTMGSGNRYTFRVRPNTYMQTRMLVDAVKDSGVKRWAIVAPNYEYGQSAAANFKRLMAAAVPGFEVVGEQFPALGKVDAGATVGALSQMKADGLFNVLFGADLTAFVREGNTRGLFEKRKVASLLTGEPEYMIPLGDETPEGWVTTGYPWETIDTHGHKEFVAAYRARFNDTPRLGSLLGYVVVGMIRDMLEKAKSTETEAMIAALEGLTSQTIAGPVTMRALDHQSTLGAWIGETALNGRQGTMKKVRYADGADYMFPEAEVKAARKA